One genomic segment of Clostridium estertheticum subsp. estertheticum includes these proteins:
- a CDS encoding OmpA/MotB family protein produces MKKREEKEPNAERWMLTYLDLITLLMIFFVVLYASSNADTTKYKQLAKSLNVAISGGGASIIGSDTATSVTNSTVTVVDPPETTTNAANSKTAEENNMESIKKNVDTYLKQNGLASSVSTKIDERGLEVSLKTSLLFDVGTAGVKEDSAKKLISIGKILNHVNNYVRIEGHTDSTPMSNNEFKSNWQLSAIRATNVTELLISKAGISPKKISAVAYGENRPVATNTTEIGKAKNRTVDIIILSNQFSKTEKIK; encoded by the coding sequence ATGAAAAAGCGGGAAGAAAAGGAACCCAATGCTGAAAGGTGGATGTTAACTTATTTAGACTTAATAACATTACTTATGATATTCTTTGTTGTTCTGTATGCATCAAGCAATGCCGACACTACTAAATACAAACAACTAGCCAAATCACTTAATGTAGCTATTAGTGGTGGTGGTGCTTCTATTATTGGTAGTGATACTGCTACAAGTGTTACAAATTCAACAGTCACTGTAGTTGATCCGCCCGAAACTACTACAAACGCTGCAAATAGTAAGACAGCAGAAGAAAACAACATGGAAAGCATCAAAAAAAATGTTGATACATATTTGAAACAAAATGGCTTAGCAAGTAGCGTTTCTACTAAAATCGATGAGAGAGGGCTTGAAGTAAGTCTTAAAACTTCATTGCTCTTCGATGTTGGTACAGCAGGTGTTAAAGAAGATTCAGCTAAAAAGCTAATCAGCATAGGTAAAATATTAAATCATGTTAATAATTACGTAAGAATTGAAGGACACACAGACAGTACTCCAATGAGCAATAATGAATTTAAATCTAATTGGCAGCTTTCAGCAATTCGCGCAACTAATGTTACTGAGCTACTTATTTCAAAAGCAGGAATTTCTCCTAAAAAGATATCAGCAGTAGCATATGGAGAGAATCGACCAGTGGCTACTAATACGACCGAAATTGGAAAAGCTAAAAATAGAACCGTAGATATTATTATATTAAGTAATCAATTTTCAAAAACAGAAAAAATCAAATAA
- a CDS encoding VOC family protein: MKFSFDHNNINVLDLEKSVEFYKEALGFVETRRHHPSDDSFTLVFLGDETTQHKLELTCMKDRTEPYNLGENEFHLAVVADNYDEAYAYHKKMGCICYENKPMGIYFIMDPDGYWTEVIPKK; the protein is encoded by the coding sequence TTTGACCATAATAATATAAATGTTTTAGACTTAGAAAAAAGTGTAGAATTTTATAAAGAGGCCTTAGGATTTGTAGAAACTAGGCGCCATCATCCATCAGATGATAGTTTTACTCTTGTGTTTTTAGGTGATGAAACAACGCAACATAAATTAGAACTTACTTGTATGAAAGATAGAACAGAGCCATATAACTTAGGTGAAAATGAGTTTCATCTTGCAGTAGTTGCTGATAATTATGATGAAGCTTACGCATATCATAAAAAAATGGGCTGCATATGTTATGAAAATAAACCTATGGGGATATATTTTATTATGGACCCAGATGGCTACTGGACAGAGGTTATTCCAAAAAAATAG
- the clpA gene encoding ATP-dependent Clp protease ATP-binding subunit ClpA codes for MQLDDIVNEIITAAFNEAQMSNHEYFTPEHILYASLFFEEGIEIIENSGGNVKRLKNQIKKFLKENIEVVEDTEPIQTVGIQTILSSAADHVMLSGKALVKIGDVIVAMYDDEESFASYFLRQQQMKRRDLLNYIAHGISVVDTLDFSSSIDSEREDQVSFTEDEEEIEYTYDEDMDNPNLKGDFLSNFTEELTEKAKKGEMDPLIGRQDILFRTLQVLCRRLKNNPVHVGEPGVGKTAITQGLAQLIVENKVPKVLQGSKIYYLDMGALIAGTKYRGDFEERIKKVLNEISKEEKPIVYIDEIHTIVGAGAVSGGSMDASNILKPFLADGKVRFIGSTTYDEYKKHFEKDSALARRFQKIEVPEPSIDDTVSILMGLKDKYEIYHNVTYKDEALKTAVELSSKYIKERFLPDKAIDIMDEAGAYARLYAGDNDNIVITVGAVEKIVATIAKIPEQSVSRNEVDTLKNLDLNLKKQVFGQSDAIDTLVKAIKRSRAGFNEEDKPIASLLFVGPTGVGKTEISKQLAKSLDIPLIRFDMSEYQEKHTVARLIGSPPGYVGYEEGGMLIEAIKKKPYCVLLLDEIEKAHPDIFNVLLQVMDYATLTDNTGKKADFRNVILIMTSNAGARESSKHIVGFGERVGAGGAIIKEVQRVFSPEFRNRLDNVIEFNKIDKVMALQIAKKAMKLFEEKLLTKNIKLKVTDALYAWLSKKGFSEDYGAREINRVVQQEIKTYFVDEVLFGELSTGGSAIVDIVDDKLTITKDNSDKISKKRKVKRDK; via the coding sequence ATGCAATTAGATGATATAGTAAATGAAATTATTACCGCAGCTTTTAATGAAGCTCAAATGTCAAATCATGAGTACTTTACCCCTGAACATATTCTTTATGCTTCTTTGTTTTTCGAAGAGGGTATAGAAATAATAGAAAATAGTGGCGGTAATGTTAAAAGGCTTAAGAACCAAATTAAAAAATTTTTAAAAGAAAATATAGAGGTTGTAGAAGACACAGAACCTATACAAACAGTTGGGATACAAACAATTTTATCAAGCGCTGCAGATCATGTTATGTTATCTGGCAAAGCGTTAGTAAAGATAGGTGATGTTATTGTTGCTATGTATGATGATGAGGAAAGTTTTGCTTCTTATTTTTTAAGACAACAGCAAATGAAAAGGCGAGATCTTCTTAATTATATAGCGCATGGTATATCTGTAGTGGATACGCTTGATTTTTCATCTAGTATAGATAGTGAAAGAGAAGATCAAGTGAGTTTCACTGAAGACGAAGAAGAAATAGAATATACTTATGACGAGGATATGGATAATCCAAATCTAAAAGGAGATTTTTTAAGTAATTTTACGGAAGAGTTAACGGAAAAAGCAAAAAAAGGAGAAATGGATCCGCTTATTGGGAGACAAGATATTCTTTTTAGAACACTTCAGGTATTATGTAGAAGGCTTAAAAACAATCCAGTTCATGTAGGGGAACCTGGAGTAGGTAAAACTGCCATCACTCAGGGACTTGCACAATTAATTGTTGAAAATAAAGTACCTAAGGTATTGCAAGGAAGTAAGATATATTATTTGGATATGGGAGCTCTAATTGCAGGTACAAAGTATAGAGGTGATTTTGAGGAACGTATTAAAAAAGTCCTAAACGAAATTAGTAAAGAAGAGAAACCTATAGTATATATTGATGAAATCCATACTATAGTTGGTGCAGGTGCAGTTTCTGGAGGGTCTATGGATGCTTCAAATATTTTAAAACCATTTCTTGCGGATGGCAAGGTAAGGTTTATTGGATCAACTACTTATGATGAGTATAAAAAGCATTTTGAAAAGGATAGCGCATTAGCTAGAAGATTTCAAAAGATTGAAGTTCCAGAACCATCAATTGATGATACTGTAAGTATTCTTATGGGACTTAAAGATAAATATGAAATTTACCATAATGTTACATACAAAGATGAGGCTTTAAAAACAGCAGTAGAATTATCTAGTAAATATATTAAGGAGAGGTTTCTACCAGATAAAGCTATAGATATTATGGATGAGGCAGGTGCTTATGCAAGGCTTTATGCTGGTGATAATGATAATATTGTTATAACGGTAGGTGCAGTGGAGAAAATAGTAGCTACTATTGCAAAAATTCCAGAGCAAAGTGTATCCAGGAATGAAGTAGATACATTGAAAAATTTGGATCTTAATTTGAAGAAACAGGTTTTTGGACAAAGCGATGCTATCGACACTTTAGTAAAGGCTATAAAGAGATCTCGCGCCGGTTTTAATGAAGAAGATAAACCAATAGCATCTCTTCTTTTTGTAGGCCCTACAGGAGTGGGAAAGACTGAAATAAGTAAACAATTAGCTAAGAGTTTAGATATACCGCTTATTAGATTTGATATGAGTGAATATCAAGAAAAGCATACTGTAGCAAGGCTTATTGGTTCACCGCCAGGATACGTAGGGTATGAAGAGGGTGGGATGTTAATTGAGGCCATAAAAAAGAAGCCTTATTGCGTTTTACTTTTAGATGAGATTGAAAAAGCTCACCCTGATATTTTTAATGTGCTTTTGCAGGTTATGGATTATGCAACACTTACAGATAACACTGGTAAAAAGGCAGATTTCAGAAATGTAATTTTAATAATGACTTCAAATGCAGGAGCTAGAGAATCTAGTAAACATATAGTTGGATTTGGAGAAAGAGTGGGAGCTGGCGGGGCAATTATTAAAGAGGTTCAGCGAGTATTTTCTCCGGAGTTTAGAAATAGATTGGACAATGTAATTGAATTTAATAAAATAGATAAGGTTATGGCTCTTCAAATTGCAAAGAAGGCAATGAAGTTGTTTGAAGAGAAACTTTTAACTAAAAATATAAAATTAAAGGTAACTGATGCCTTATATGCTTGGTTAAGCAAAAAGGGATTTTCAGAGGATTATGGTGCAAGGGAAATTAACAGAGTTGTTCAACAAGAAATTAAAACTTATTTTGTTGATGAGGTGCTCTTTGGAGAACTTAGTACAGGTGGTAGTGCAATAGTTGACATTGTGGATGATAAACTTACAATAACAAAAGATAATTCCGATAAGATAAGTAAAAAGAGAAAAGTGAAAAGGGACAAATAA
- a CDS encoding flagellar motor protein, whose amino-acid sequence MNIFSIIFMIISFGSMLGGFMLEDGSPVMLASKSAAIIVLGGTIGAVGLGFSFKKLKNVPAMIKLIFTAKDKDLVEIVTYFKQLSFKTRKEGLLSIEGEITDELDPFIKKGLQLVVDGVDPQMVKTILEFELESTYDRHKDGAAIFEAAGGFAPTMGIIGTVMGLVMVLSNLADPAVLGEKIASAFIATLYGVGSANLLWLPMGAKLKDLNNEEIKEKQLIIEAVLLMQEGANPNILAEKLKGFLDKKQIKQFNDKDNEKNNGGAA is encoded by the coding sequence ATGAACATTTTTTCAATTATATTTATGATAATAAGTTTTGGCTCCATGTTAGGTGGCTTCATGCTGGAAGATGGAAGCCCTGTTATGCTTGCAAGTAAAAGTGCTGCTATAATAGTATTGGGCGGTACCATTGGTGCTGTAGGACTTGGATTTTCTTTTAAAAAATTAAAGAATGTTCCAGCAATGATAAAACTAATATTTACAGCCAAAGATAAGGACTTGGTAGAAATAGTAACATACTTTAAACAATTATCTTTTAAAACTAGGAAAGAAGGCTTACTTAGTATTGAAGGAGAAATAACCGATGAGTTAGATCCTTTCATAAAAAAAGGTTTGCAACTAGTAGTAGATGGAGTAGACCCTCAGATGGTAAAGACTATATTAGAATTCGAACTTGAATCAACTTATGATAGACATAAAGATGGTGCTGCTATTTTTGAAGCTGCAGGTGGATTTGCACCAACTATGGGTATTATAGGTACAGTAATGGGACTAGTTATGGTTTTAAGTAATCTTGCTGACCCTGCAGTACTCGGCGAAAAAATTGCCTCAGCATTCATAGCTACACTGTATGGTGTTGGTTCTGCAAACTTATTGTGGCTTCCTATGGGTGCAAAACTAAAAGATTTAAATAATGAAGAAATTAAAGAAAAACAATTAATAATAGAAGCTGTTCTTTTAATGCAAGAAGGTGCAAACCCTAATATATTAGCAGAAAAATTAAAGGGATTCCTAGATAAAAAACAAATAAAACAATTTAATGATAAAGATAATGAAAAGAATAATGGAGGCGCAGCATAA